In Paractinoplanes brasiliensis, the following proteins share a genomic window:
- a CDS encoding VOC family protein → MTDSRAVRLVAVSLDCPDPQRLADFYRGLLGGRRLWAKESSVGIEVSGMVLVAQRVAGYVPPVWPGTAIVHLDFTADDLGMAEERAVALGATLPEQPDPRWRVLLDPAGHPFCLTPFTPNSVA, encoded by the coding sequence GTGACTGATTCCCGCGCGGTCAGGCTGGTGGCCGTTTCCCTGGACTGTCCTGACCCACAGCGGCTCGCCGACTTCTACCGGGGCCTGCTCGGAGGTCGCCGGCTCTGGGCGAAGGAGTCCAGCGTCGGCATCGAGGTGAGCGGGATGGTGCTGGTAGCGCAACGGGTCGCAGGTTATGTCCCCCCGGTTTGGCCGGGAACTGCGATCGTGCACCTCGACTTCACCGCCGACGATCTCGGGATGGCTGAGGAGCGGGCGGTGGCGCTCGGGGCCACGCTGCCCGAGCAGCCCGACCCGCGCTGGCGGGTACTGCTCGATCCGGCCGGCCATCCGTTCTGCCTGACCCCGTTCACGCCGAACTCGGTAGCCTGA